One window of the Marinifilum sp. JC120 genome contains the following:
- a CDS encoding phosphoadenosine phosphosulfate reductase → MNALRNQTSMFSVDYMVAEAIDFLREHEPPEGYYLGFSGGKDSIVIKKLAEMAGVKFSTYYSAVGIDPPELVKFIRRYHPEVEFLHPEMTMWEGIKKKCPPLARSRWCCDVLKKDPGKNIPLPHRIMGQRAEESARRASRGQIDIFKKQTTYKPIFKWTSWHIWEFIETLNLPYCELYDQGFDRIGCVVCPFLLGPSAGKKTRRQQSIERWPGMWKAYEHSCSVWFHSIMEKSGGKIKKQKHDSFAEYWPAYLNGFE, encoded by the coding sequence ATGAACGCACTACGTAACCAGACAAGTATGTTCAGCGTAGACTACATGGTTGCTGAAGCTATTGATTTTTTACGTGAGCACGAACCTCCGGAAGGTTATTATCTTGGTTTTTCCGGTGGGAAGGACAGCATCGTCATTAAGAAACTTGCGGAAATGGCAGGAGTGAAATTCAGTACATACTATTCCGCCGTAGGAATCGACCCGCCGGAACTGGTTAAGTTTATCCGTCGTTATCATCCTGAAGTCGAATTCTTGCACCCGGAAATGACTATGTGGGAGGGGATAAAAAAGAAATGTCCTCCTTTGGCTCGGTCAAGATGGTGCTGTGATGTTCTAAAAAAAGATCCGGGAAAAAACATACCCTTGCCCCACCGAATCATGGGGCAAAGAGCCGAAGAATCAGCCCGTCGAGCTTCAAGAGGACAAATTGATATTTTCAAAAAACAAACAACCTATAAGCCGATTTTTAAATGGACCTCATGGCATATTTGGGAATTCATTGAAACACTCAATCTTCCCTATTGTGAACTATATGATCAAGGTTTTGACCGTATCGGCTGTGTGGTTTGTCCATTCCTCTTAGGTCCCTCGGCAGGCAAAAAAACAAGACGACAACAGTCAATTGAACGCTGGCCCGGAATGTGGAAAGCATACGAGCATAGTTGTTCAGTCTGGTTTCATTCCATTATGGAAAAATCGGGCGGCAAGATTAAAAAACAAAAACATGATTCTTTTGCGGAATACTGGCCCGCATATCTCAATGGTTTTGAATAA